AGAAATTACAAGTCAGGACATACTTCTAATGGTGAACATGCGCAAGTCCAGGGAAACCAAGGAGAGGCATGCCCTTTTTTGAACTCGGGAGGGGGGCTGTTGTAGTTGAAGGGTCCATTGGAGGAAACTGTACTTGGAACTGTGGTGACTTTTCATCAGCCGAGTTTCGGCCATCTCCCATTGGCTGAGCTGTTACTGGGTGAAGAGGAATCTGTTCTTGCCCCTGCTGGGTGCTGAAGATGCAAAGTACCTACCTGTCTTCCTGTTGGGGTCAGCGGTCTGTGTTGAGTGACCTGTACGTGagttctctcttcctgcctcctgacTCCActttaaatgaggtttctgttAATTCATCTTCACACAAGTCAGGAAAAGGTGGCCCCACTGGTACGGGACTTGGTCAGTGACCTGATCCTCATTGGTAGAAAAAGACACCCCTCCCACAGGGGCAATGACATCCTCTCCAAGGGCCAAGGCTGGAAGGGCAGGTCCTAGCCCCCGCTCACCTCCTCAGTCCAGTGCCCTGAGCCAGGCACACACTGCACGGCTCCTTGCAGCAGCCTTGTCTGgacaagaagggaaggaggaagggatggagggaagagggaggaagctgCCCTCCCACCTCCTACACCAAACTCCAGACAAATAGCCTCGGAATCTACCGGTTTGTGCCTGAAACTCCTGCTTCAGTGCCGCTGAAGAGTGCTCTACAGACCAGCGTGACGCTGAGAACTCTTTCGCCAGTCTTCACGAACACGTGTGGAAACTGAGGGAGGGTTTAAAAACTGTCACAGCAGTTTGATCTTGGTGCAACACTTTcattgtattttacaaaagtgCCAGTCTGCAAGGgttgggaaattttaaaaaacttgctcACGACCACAGATAGTTTTAAAAGCACTGCTCTGCCACAactaatttcagagaaaaaaaggcCATTTTACATCCTGCTCTAAACAGAGGATCCCATggtatttccttttcctgtacGGCACAGAGAGGATCTTTCAATTTGCTTGCCCCTAAGACATACAGTAGGACGGGCGGAAGCTCAACTACTGACAGAGCTGGTCTCACGAGCACGCTGAAGTGTTCCAGTATCACCTTGCAGAATACAAACTGGGTGGGAAAATTAGTGTCTCTCATTTACCATTAGCTGGTTAATGAACTAAACGTCTACCACATAGACACTGGTGCTCTTTCTTTTAATCTATCCAGCATGTTTAATTGTAGCTAAAAGTAGCTTCTGATAAGACATAAACGTTTATCTTTCCTATTTACCTATGACATGAATGTTTTATAACAAACATCATTTTCAATGTGTATCATTtcacctctgctcctttttaaGGGAATCCTAAATGTGTCTATTTGGAATCCCATAATTAGAGTTCCGGAACATTCGAGCAGCCTTTCAGGTTTCCGCCCCAGCTGTTAGCTCGCACCAGCTGCTTCCCTTCACCTGTCCTCGGGGTCCTTTCCCACGAAGCTCCATCCAACAGACAAGCCGGCCCCCAAGGGAAGTCCGTGCATGGTGGACAAAAGCCGAGATCTGACAGGTACTGGGAGTAGATCCCAGGTTGCTTCCCTGCTTTTGTCTTTGGGGGTGGCAATAGGACACAAAATGGGGCCAGGAGAGTCTCCGACTTCTGTGCTTGTCCCTAGAAACGTGTATGATAAGGCGACGGAGGACAGTTACCCACTGTCCATGACGCATCCTGGCATTCGTGATCCGACCCTTGTCCCACCTTTTCTAACGTGCGGGGGAGTAAAACGAGATTGTAAACCGCTCTGCTGATACTTAGTTTTAATTACTGATCTCTGTTCGGTTCCTTTTAGATATTCTGTCTGAGGTTTTATAAGTTAGGAACAAGTAAATAGGCTTTGTTTGCAAATATGCTATTTCAGTGGAAAAATGTTTCTGTACTTCAGGAATGCTTGTCTGTTCAAACACATTACGGGTTTACATAAACTACCTGTGCAGAAAGCCTTTTATAACCCATCTAGACTAAGctgaaaatatgtaaagcaaaccctttttttaaaagattttatttatttatttttagagggggaagggagggagaaaaagaaagagagagaaacatcaatgtgcggttgctgggggtggtggcctgcaacccaggcatgtgccctgactgggaatcgaacctgcaacactttggttcgcagcctgcgctcaatccactgagctacaccagccagagcgcaaaccctttttttaattttagaaaactctCTTGACTGAACTTtccaaattattattaaaaataggtGACACTGGTGGCATTAACATGACTTAAAAAGCAATCTAAGACCCGATGACATTGAGTATAAGGAAGCACCAAGAGACCAATTATATACAGAGATCGCTTTTTTAAACCGAGAGTGTGATTTTACATCCCACACACAGTCCCCTCGTCCACGATGCTCTTGTCTCCTCGCACACACCCTGTGACCTCCACAGGAAGACACGCGGCACAGCTCTGGCTGTGCTGTGGAGCACTTTGGTCTGGGGGCTGTGAATGTGTGGGTTAGCGGCTTCTCCGCTGGCCATGGACCATGTGGACACGGAGCATCAGTGTGGTCCGCCAAGCGTTTGTTCTCTTGGCCCGCAGGAGTACGGCAGGGTTAGCGCTAAAGTGAACTTGGGGCAGACCCATCTATtttgaacaaatgaaacaaaggTGATTGTACTGTTTGGACCCACTTAACTTTGTGTCTGACTATAAAAACATTgtgataaaaatagaatttgaagAAAACAATAGTACAGAGAAAAGTATACCTGAGTGTGGCCAATACTTAGGTAATGAATGCACCATTATTCAGTTCGCGACAGGAAACCCAATGGACGGTTGAAGTTTTAGATCCATAAaactatagattttattttaatagcaaaatacagaaatgatccctgaaagcacagtctttagattttattttaaaattttacacagCAACAAGCGTTAAGCAGTGTGAAACACATTCTTATAAAAAGATTACACAGCTTTAGCAACTTGCCCTTTAAAACTAAGATGACTGAATTAGTCGTCCTTTTCTCAAATTTGCACAGGTTTTCACATGTCAGGTTAGATATCAACCTAAAAAGATTCACCTTCTTTCATGTGGCATTCCCAATATTTTCAGAGTActcaaaatcaaataaatagTTTCCTCCCCAAGACCAACCAGCTTAGACAAAAGTAAGCTGGTCTTTCTCTGGTCTCACTGAAATCTGAGGAAATCACCTGGTCTACGACAACAACAAATATTTCCGCCCAAAGCTCATCTGCAGGGAAGGCCTCGGAAACGTGATGTGAAGGCCCCTGAGGGAGTgctcctgccctggcctggctgaGGGCTGTCCGTGCGCTAGCAAAGGCCCGGGGGTCAAGGCTGTGAAGGTCCACAGCCAGGCAATTCAAGTCTCCCGGTGGCCCTGAGTTAGCACAGTTTCCTGGGAGAAGCTTTCAAATGAGAGCGCCCCTAGGATGAAGCCAGAAGCCACCCATGGTTATTTCTTTACTTTACAGACGAAATGAAACCTGATTTGCCAGATCCATTCATTCGGTCACCTAAACCTCCCTCACATTGGACATCCGCACTGGGGATCGTTTAAGTCGGAAAGAAATACTCAGATGAGAAGGGCATGACATAAAGatgtggtgaaaaggaaaagaaaaaaaaatccagttaccAGGCGAGGAAATCCCACTTGCCTCCTATTAAAAGTCAGTCTTGAAGAGGACAAAGTTCTGAGGGTGGGCAGTGGCGATGGTCGCACAACAGCATGAAGGCACCTGACGCCACTGGGCTGCGTATTTAAAGGTGGTCACAATGCTATGTTTTATGGGaagtgtattttaccacaataagaaAAACTAGTCCTGTACGGATATTCATACAATTCCTCGGGATGGACACACATGCCCAAATTTTGACAGAAACATTCTAATATCAGAAAAAAGACAAgggcatatgttttcatttttcctataaTTCTCTTCTCGCTGAAAACAAGTAAGGTTATAAATACACTAAACGTTGGTGTCACATGTCAATTCCCCTGTGCCGCTGTCATTTTAAAGTGGTACTAATTTATTCGCAACCCTTTAGAATGTTTGTTACAGTCCATATACAActaatttttttacaaataacaaaACGCCTAATATCTCCTCCCTTAAAATCTTCTGTTTTGATGCCTTTCTCAAAATACCAACTATTTAAAggtctttactttttcctttcattgCATTAGAATGTCCTGTTTTCACAAGTTAACCTTGCCCCTCTGTTTAAAGAATTCCTGCCCCACTCCGCCCTGTCCCCACACAGTTGAGGGTACACAGAACGGGTTGATACGTCGCAGAGATACAGGCTGCCAGTCCCCGTGAAAGAGTTCTCCCTTTCAGTCCCGGACTGACGGAGAAATAATTACACTGGGCAAGGAGATGCAAGGCGAGTGGAAATACACAAAATCCAGGCAGATACCTGGATGGCCGCACTGAGCCAGAAGTCCAGAGTGGCAATTCTAGGGGTATCAGACACAGCCTGCCGCAGGCTCTCATTGTGTGTGGTTGTGAAGCGAAGGGTCGAGTTCATTTTTCTAGGTCACAGTAATGCATCAGGGGGATAACTTCCAACAGTGTCCATTAAATGATGGGGTTGTGCAAGGCCACAGACACTTCCAAGCAGAACAGGACAGCAGAGGTCAATTAAGAACTCCCGTTTTGTTTGCGTGGTCTCGAGGTAATGCAAGGCCCCTTGGTCTAAGCTCACTACTCTCCAACCAGAAGACAAAATGACAGCAGGTGTAATACAATGCATGATTGGACACCTGGCTTCCGTAGTGCATACAGGTGATTACCCCCATTAAAAAGTCTGAATATTATTTTGGTACACCACAGCATTTAACATACCTGTTTTTggttacaattttatttattttttagagagagaagggaaggagaaagagagaaccatcaatgtgcaagagaaacatcaacagacTGCCTCTCCCGGCCTGTAATGtgggcatgtggcctgactgggaatcgaaccaacaacatCTTGGTTcataggcaggcactcaatccactgagccacactggccaggaaaacatacctctttttttatttatagtagaAACTATatgaaaaaagtgagaaaacgTCAGCCTCGAACATGTTAAGGAAGCCATTTCTCGGGAGGGATTTGTAacttaaaagttattttgtatttattgaaattCACAATAGATTTAGTAAAGTACCTCCAAAATGAAGATGAtcaaaataaactagaaaagtatttccaaaataaagctAACCAAAAATTAGTTCACCTGAGTATTGTCTATCATTGCTGTAACACATTGCCACGAATTTAGTGACTTAACACGAATTTGTTCTCTCACAGTCCTGGGGGTCCGAGGTCTCACCCAGGTCTCCCTGGGCTGGACTCACAGCGCTGGTAGGGCCGTGTTCCCTCCTGGCGGCTCTAGGAGAGAACCCATTCCCTTGCCTTTTCCCGCTTCCCGAGGCCACTCCCATTCCTTGGCTGTGGCTCCTTCCTCCCTGGTCAACACCAGCACGTTGCGTCTCTCTGTACTGTCCTTCCAGATTTCCCATTTCCCTCCGACTATGACACGCTTCCAATCCCCCCTTCCTCGTTTACAGACCCCTGTGATTACATTGCATTCACCTGAAAAACCCAGAATAATCTCCCTAAAACAAGGTGAGCAGATTAGTACCTTAATTCTACCTGCAACTTGATTCTCCTTTGCCATTTAACCCAacaacatattcacaggttctgtgGATTAGGATGTAACATATTTCTGAGCAAGGGGGGTGGCAGGCATGACTCTACCtcccacacattaaatacatgtgTCAATACACCGCAGGTTAATTTTTTCATGACAGTTCAATAGTTGTCATTCATTTGCCTCAAACTACAAAATTTATCTGTTTCATCTTAGAAAATGTATTAAGCTGGCCAGATGtaataacaaaaaatgtaaagagatATGAAACAAACTGTACATTACAAAGTAGTGGTtatctgtgtatgtgtttatatgtgtatatataaaactatacatGTATACATTGGGGCATgagtgtatatgtgtacatacactGCCCTGCCCCCCATAATTTTATAGTTAATCAAGTGGTTCTAGAAAAGTCAAGATACCATAAAGATTCCTGGGAAGGTCATCCTTATAAAATAAGACTATGTTTATgaggatccaaaatcaaccaaagGCAAGATTCTTAATGAAGACTATAAAAGCTAGACACAAATTCATTCTTTCTAGGTTAGTCTTTTCTCCTACTTGTCTTCTCCATGTTTTCCTGTTGTTTTCGTCCACATTAAATGTTCTCATGCTCTTAAAAACCCCCAGGTATGGAGGGACCCCAGCTCTTATGAACAAGGTCAAACCGCGCACCCACAAATGTATTAGTGCAACTGCTCTGGAGGAAACcactgagaaacaaagaaaggccGTGTGTGCGTCGCTGCGTCCAGTGTACCTGGCATTCTGGAGAAGGTCCTACTTCCTTCAGTGGCTACACCGCCAGCTTTGGTTTTCCCGGAACACTGCACTTGCCAGCGTGACCACTGTCACTGGCGGGTATCTGGTCCACGCCAGACTTAAAAGACGGGGATGTGGTAATGGCGGTCATTCTCGGTCAGCAGGGAGATCTCAGGCCACTCCCTGAGTGGCTCCTCTGGGTAGCAGACTTCAAAGTCCCTGGAGTTAAACTTGAACAGTCTGAACACTTTTATCTTGACTTCAAGTGCATATCCAAGTATAAACATATCAATCTGGGAAAGAGATGAAAGAGAGGTCACAATACACATTTCAAACTCCTGCCCTCCCACCAGTGGGGGGAGCACGCTCTTCGTCGTCAGCTTGTGAAATAACGTACTTCTCTGCAGACCCGCGCATGACCCACGGAGTGGGCACGGGCCAGGAACAAATGTGCACTACGTGGAAGGCAGGGGACCAACGGAGGAACATCTCTCAAGACTAGCCCAAAGAAATCACAGGGAAAAGTATGTggacaaaaactaataaaaaaattaaggaatgcttataataaaaagtacactgttttcccctctggctggtgtggctcggttggttggagtgtaatGGAGTAAACTGAAATGTCACGGGTTTGATTGcgggtcagggcgcatgcctaggttgtgggttcggttccctGTCGGGCAcaatccatgtctctctccttcccttctcctgtctccaaaatcaatgagcatgtcctcgggtgaggataaacaaaatgtttttaatttaaaaaaactacactGTTTTCCAACcagttttatatcattttaaatcaatttatttaaaaagttaagatgATTTTGTATACCTCctaggaaagcaaaacaaaacaaaacaaaaacccttcgGGGGACATAAAAGCATtttctgggttttaaaaaaactgaaataatttcaatttatCTGCAGTAAGTAACCAAACGCTTTCCCAAACCTTATCTCACTTTCCAAGTGGGATTTCTCCTGGTTACCTCTGCTGTGGGAGACCCTATTGTCAACTGAGAAGCAGCGTGCAAGGTCAGAAAGACGACCCAGCAAGGGTGTCCTTCAGCCACAGGGGCGAGAGACACACGGCAACCAGCTCAGAGCGGCGAGGCTGTTCCTCTTCTCTGCTGCATTTCCGGGGCTATAACGTCAACCCACCGCTCTGCAAGCGCAGCCAGTCTCACCACTGCGGAACGCAAACACCGAGCCCCTGCGTGTTCCAGGATTGCCAAGATAATCCTTGATCAAACACACCCGATTcttccacccctgccccgcccctgccatACCTGCTCTAGTCCACACGTGTCGCCGACAGAATTTAGGTGATTCATCATGAAGCTCAAAGGATCAGACGATGTCTCCCGGGAAAACAGGAGTCTGAAAAGACTGGGAATGATCTTTTTCGTCTTCATTTGTTCATAAACTTCAGTGACTTGATAAAGCATGATGAACTTTAAAGCTTCATACAGTTTGTATTCCAAAATGGCGTCAGAGAAAAGGATGTTGCACATACTTCCTCTCTTGTGATAGTCTTTAATCCCACTGAATTCAGTCCACTAAAAACACAGACGGAACCGCAAAATTTTGAAGGGTAAGGATGAATACGTATACCCCTGCATAACGTTTAAAGTACATACAACACTTATAACATAAAACAAAGATGAATAGAGGAAAATAGaactttcacttttcattttatatcttttgacatggactttttaaaacataagcatACATTACTTTTACAATAACAAACTAgcttcaataaaatgttttttcacaAAAGCACCACCCTCCAGGGAAAACACTAAGCGAGTCAGTTTCCTTCCACTGCTGATGACGGCTGCGCTGCACAAAGGCCGCTACGGCGCCCGGCGGCGCTGGCCCGCCTTCTGGAACGCCCGCTGAGTGCCAGGCACAGTGTAAGGCGCACTCTGTGTGTATTagctcactgaatcctcacagGAACCATACAGGGTCGATACTATGTACAGTTCCGttttacagacaagaaagctATGGCCCAGAAAGGTTATGGTGCTTCCCAAGGAGGATTCATtccaacaatccaaaatctgtttTTACTAAAAGACAGGAAAAACTCTGCTCTGAGTCAAATTATAACATCTCTGCCGTTGCCAAGTCACTAACAGGGCGCATTCCAGAAGGGCATTTCTGAGTGTCTTGTCTGGAACTTGCACCCCATTTCTCTGGGGAAACAAAGGTTCGTGCTTGTTAAGGTTTCTGGGCCAGCCCTCAAAGGGCCTCTTAGTTCGCGAAGGACCGAACTATCGGATCGTGTAGAACAACATTGCTTTCATTCATCGCTTGAAGGAGAATGAAGATCAAGGGGAAGGAATCTCAGGCACCTGAAGCAGCGTTTCTGCCCGCACTCCCTACGCAGCTAACATAGAGTGACAGGCCTGACACGGGAGGAAAGGGGCGAAGTGTGGGACGGGTGCTTTCGTTCCCAGCCTCTCGCCCCAGCCGCCAAACTCTCACCTGTGTCTTCAATAATTCCACACATTTACGCAATTTTCCAAACACATTGGAACCTGTGTACTTCTCAGGGCCAAAACtgtattgctggatccaattACAACCTTGTGAAAAGAGCAGTTTCTCAGGAAGCTTGAAAAAGAAGATGCCAACGGTGATTAGTGTGTCAACATTTATTATGCACAATTGGGACTGTCAGAGCACATAATCCCACCTCATTTAGcaatcttcatttatttaaaatttttttttaatttttaatttacttatttttagacagcagggaaaggagggagaaagaaaagagagagaaacatcaatgggtggttgcctcttgcatggcccccacccaggcacatgccctgactgggaatcaaaccaacgaccctttggttcacaggctggcggcactcaatctactgagtcataccaaccagggccaatcttcatttaaaaagactataaCCTCAGTAAAGGAAAAACATATAGTCATTTTCTTTTAGACTTCTGGATTCTGTGACTTGGATCATACTCTTAATTCATAATTTCATAACTGATAAAAACTTAACTATAAGATTAAGTCCATAGAAACAATCTTTTGGGATATAACATTTCCCAAACTACCTAGATATAGGTACTACTTAGATATAATAATTTCTACCCTTTAGAAATTATCTTTAACCAGACAATGCGAGAGCAACACAGCACATCCGGGAATAGGCGGGTTTGGGGATGGTGCTTGTTAGGGCTCAAACCCAGCTGTGTAAATCACCTGCTGGGAAGTTACTCAACCAGCAGGTTATTTAATGACTCAGCCGCATCCTCCACTATAAATCAAGGACAGTTTTATAGGACTTGGGTTGGGGCTAAATAAGATCACAGCGTATGTAAGAATCTGATCCACCATAGGCATCCAATGCATTTCCCACCAGATTCACCATGTGCAACCCAGGCTCCCAGGGGTAGTCTCTGTCCTCAGCCATGAGCAGCTGGGCTGGCACACTGAATACACCTGGCAAGCATTTGtgagataaaataaaactaataaaaaaatctcTGGATTAAAAATGATAAGGAAATGGAACATGAGGAGCTATCTGTGTAAGCATACACTTCATATTTCTTTGCTCCTCCAACTTAAATGTGCATCCCACATTAGGATActgcattcaaaataaaaattcaggttaGCACCAAGAATGTATTGGTTtacactgttaagaaaatgaaaaacaaggaaaggactggaagaaaatatctgtaaatcaCATATATGATAAAGCActtgtattcaaaatatataaagaattctccaAACTcaatcaataacaaaaacaagacaataaaaatatgggcaaaagatttgaacagacacttctccaaagagaacacaaGGATAGCAAATAAGCAGagggaaagatgctcaacatcgtaACTCACCAGGGGAATGCAAACTAAAAGCACAATGATACTAAtgcacacctatcagaatggcggaaacaaaaacaaaggtgaaaataaatgaacaaaaacaccTGACAATCCCGGGTGCTtgtgagaatgtggagcaactggGACCCTGACACATTTGTGGTACGCATGCATCATGGTACAGACATTTGGAAAGTGGTTTGGCAGGTTCTTATAAAGTAAGCATACACCTGCCATAAGACCCAGTGATCCCACCAGAAAGGAATGGAAACTTATGTGCACATAAAATCCTGTATGGGAACATTTATAACAGCTTCATTCATGGTATTAACTGTCACATTGCTGTCAAGCAACAccactcaacaataaaaaggaatgaacaacATATTCACGGACCATCTGGGTGAACTGCAAattcattatgctaagtgaaagacctCACTTCAAAAGGCCGCACTCGGGATGGTTCCATTTAGAtagcattctggaaaaggcaacaaaagcacaGGGACACACGACCTGTCAGCAGTTGCCAGGAGACGGGAGTGAGAGAAGGACTGACTGTGGCGGGAAACAAGGGGGTGTGTGGGGTAGTAGGCACACACCGAGTTTGTCAAAACTCAGATAA
This sequence is a window from Phyllostomus discolor isolate MPI-MPIP mPhyDis1 chromosome 3, mPhyDis1.pri.v3, whole genome shotgun sequence. Protein-coding genes within it:
- the OTULINL gene encoding inactive ubiquitin thioesterase OTULINL; amino-acid sequence: MAARRSPPQAREPERSSTLAAGNDQVHSWTLVTSQALDTAWGIAKGSVMLAVSLLLATLCYFRRLNLHLGHRLKWWSGYLQRKFKRNLSVEAEVDLLSYCAREWKGETPRAKLMRKAYEELFWRRHIKCVRQVKRDNYDALRSVLFQIFSQGLSFPSWMKEKDIVKLPEKLLFSQGCNWIQQYSFGPEKYTGSNVFGKLRKCVELLKTQWTEFSGIKDYHKRGSMCNILFSDAILEYKLYEALKFIMLYQVTEVYEQMKTKKIIPSLFRLLFSRETSSDPLSFMMNHLNSVGDTCGLEQIDMFILGYALEVKIKVFRLFKFNSRDFEVCYPEEPLREWPEISLLTENDRHYHIPVF